Proteins found in one Coffea eugenioides isolate CCC68of chromosome 5, Ceug_1.0, whole genome shotgun sequence genomic segment:
- the LOC113772331 gene encoding C2 domain-containing protein At1g53590-like: MGSVLEATLLHHVGIVLIVLWMLNSFNYCNPVAYFISFVYLFLVHEMYVVRLRKTLEFEEKRNSNQRKILSDSETVRWLNHAVEKMWPVCMERIVSQKILLPIVPWFLQKYKPWTVKEGVVQELCLGRSPPMFTEMRVLDQSKGDDHLVLELGLNFRTADDMNALLAVKLRKRLGFGMWARLHLLGMHVEGKVLVGVKFIRKWPFLGRVRLCFVEPPYFQMIVKPIFTHGLDVTVLPGIAGWLDKLLAVAFEQTLVEPNMLVVDMEKFASPQAESWFSIDEKQPVAYAVVEVIEAAEMKPSDLNGLADPYVKGQLGPYRFRTKTQKRTLTPKWHEEFKVPIRTWESPNVLGIEVRDKDRFVDDKMGECSINLNEFRDGQRHDMWLSLQNVKVGRLHLAITVTEGNGKGSNEPFGKENLDEYKRESFATDSTNQGSFSSVTSEKSLKVADAYEPIDVEGQQETGIWVHRPGSEVAQIWEARKGKSRILDTNIHGEGVDSAGTFKSTASGSRNNDSRNAEETAGAEKEHSPNAVKRGLHKMSSLFHRGQRSEKSVCVEEPLPSRHINLRSMNSDEIGVKFIVDDPVTAPSAQNIPQPDGKESSEDSGPESPHRGKVKDRAKRILKQSAHGIRHALSRKGSKKFYFESKSQPTERDVSVESTTSEEELLPSVVYTPRVEPISVVSYPISDHDKDSSSPSKNRIQSPSSDVVKDIVIQEEKVIPESKIGDDESGCIQRNEVIEESKSSPKLPGGDMKVDK; this comes from the exons ATGGGAAGTGTATTGGAGGCAACACTACTACATCATGTAGGCATTGTGTTGATAGTGCTATGGATgctcaattcattcaattactGCAACCCAGTTGCCTACTTTATCTCTTTTGTCTATCTTTTTCTG GTTCATGAGATGTATGTGGTAAGATTGAGGAAGACACTGGAATTTGAGGAGAAAAGAAACTCAAATCAAAGAAAG ATTCTTTCTGACTCTGAAACTGTACGGTGGTTGAACCATGCCGTTGAGAAGATGTGGCCTGTTTGTATGGAGCGGATTGTTTCGCAGAAAATATTATTGCCTATTGTGCCATGGTTCTTGCAAAAGTATAAACCATGGACTGTG AAGGAAGGAGTTGTTCAAGAATTATGCTTGGGGAGATCCCCACCAATGTTTACAGAAATGAGGGTTCTTGATCAATCTAAAGGCGATGATCACTTG GTACTAGAGTTGGGACTGAACTTCCGAACTGCTGATGATATGAATGCATTGCTTGCAGTTAAGCTGCGGAAACGATTGGGTTTTGGGATGTGGGCGAGGTTGCACTTGTTAGGCATGCATGTCGAAGGAAAG GTCTTGGTTGGGGTGAAGTTTATACGAAAATGGCCCTTCCTTGGTCGTGTGCGTCTATGCTTTGTTGAGCCACCATACTTTCAGATGATTGTGAAACCAATATTCACCCATGGCCTTGATGTTACTGTACTTCCAGGGATTGCAGGATGGCTG GATAAACTTCTGGCTGTTGCCTTTGAGCAGACACTTGTTGAG CCAAATATGTTGGTGGTTGATATGGAGAAATTTGCTTCACCGCAAGCAG AAAGCTGGTTCTCTATTGATGAGAAGCAGCCTGTAGCTTATGCTGTTGTTGAAGTAATTGAAGCAGCTGAAATGAAGCCCTCGGATCTAAATG GATTGGCTGATCCTTATGTCAAGGGCCAGCTTGGTCCTTACAGATTTAGGACGAAGACGCAGAAGAGGACACTAACTCCAAAATGGCACGAGGAGTTTAAGGTCCCCATCCGTACCTGGGAGTCACCAAATGTTCTTGGAATCGAAGTTCGGGACAAAGATCGTTTTGTCGATGATAAGATGGG GGAATGTTCCATAAACCTAAATGAGTTCAGAGATGGCCAGCGGCATGACATGTGGTTGTCTCTACAGAATGTTAAAGTAGGACGGCTACATCTTGCAATTACTGTGACTGAGGGCAATGGAAAG GGGTCTAATGAACCATTTGGAAAAGAGAATTTAGATGAATATAAAAGAGAGTCATTTGCAACCGATTCAACTAATCAAGGTTCCTTCTCATCGGTTACATCTGAGAAATCTCTGAAAGTAGCAGATGCTTATGAGCCTATAGATGTTGAAGGGCAACAGGAAACTGGGATATGGGTTCATCGTCCAGGGAGTGAAGTTGCTCAAATATGGGAGGCAAGGAAGGGGAAGAGTAGGATCCTTGACACCAACATTCATGGTGAGGGTGTTGACTCTGCAGGCACCTTCAAGTCAACAGCATCTGGATCACGTAACAATGACAGTAGGAATGCAGAAGAAACTGCAGGTGCTGAAAAAGAGCATTCTCCAAATGCTGTAAAAAGGGGCTTACATAAGATGAGTTCATTGTTTCATCGAGGACAGAGAAGTGAGAAGTCTGTTTGTGTTGAAGAGCCACTTCCATCGCGACACATTAATCTTCGATCCATGAATTCTGACGAAATTGGTGTGAAGTTCATAGTGGATGACCCTGTTACTGCTCCATCTGCTCAAAACATACCGCAACCAGATGGAAAAGAAAGTTCTGAAGATAGTGGGCCCGAAAGTCCACACAGGGGCAAGGTAAAAGACAGGGCAAAAAGGATTTTAAAGCAATCTGCTCATGGCATAAGGCACGCTCTTTCCAGGAAAGGATCAAagaaattttattttgaatcaaaATCACAACCTACAGAAAGGGATGTTTCAGTGGAATCTACTACTTCTGAAGAGGAGTTACTTCCATCAGTGGTTTATACCCCTCGTGTTGAACCAATCTCGGTTGTCTCCTACCCCATCTCTGATCATGACAAAGACTCCTCTAGTCCTAGTAAAAACAGAATCCAGTCTCCTTCGAGTGATGTTGTAAAGGATATTGtaatacaagaagaaaaggttaTTCCCGAATCTAAAATAGGTGATGACGAATCCGGCTGCATTCAGAGAAATGAAGTAATTGAAGAATCTAAGAGTAGTCCCAAGCTGCCTGGTGGAGATATGAAGGTAGACaaatag